The Anolis carolinensis isolate JA03-04 chromosome 2, rAnoCar3.1.pri, whole genome shotgun sequence genome has a window encoding:
- the tmem220 gene encoding transmembrane protein 220 gives MEACTGSSSARTEERCPLQSRRLWRLSNVVMALFFALAGAVQVNDPDPEIWIVAYSVPAALTLVVGLNPPIADNVVWRTLSDLHTAACVAGSAILGWSLLANAQKNILHEEEGRELMGLMIITVWMSLCRSSAKKSLGGIRLAIAISLSLFPFAMWLYTYVNAEMRASWPSHCKTAI, from the exons ATGGAGGCTTGCACTGGTTCCTCCTCGGCCAGGACCGAGGAGAGGTGTCCCCTTCAATCCCGGCGGCTGTGGAGGCTCAGCAACGTGGTCATGGCCCTTTTCTTCGCTCTGGCCGGGGCAGTACAG GTCAATGACCCTGATCCAGAAATCTGGATA GTTGCCTATTCTGTACCTGCAGCTCTGACACTGGTCGTTGGCCTTAATCCACCAATTGCAG ATAACGTTGTGTGGAGGACTCTTTCAGACCTACATACAGCAGCCTGCGTTGCGGGTTCTGCCATCTTGGGGTGGTCTTTGCTTGCTAATGCTCAAAAGAACATTTTGCATGAGGAAGAAGGCAG GGAATTAATGGGTCTGATGATTATTACAGTCTGGATGAGCCTTTGCCGTAGCTCAGCCAA gaAGTCTCTGGGTGGGATCCGTTTGGCCATTGcaatttctctctcccttttcccttttGCAATGTGGCTTTACACTTACGTGAATGCAGAAATGCGAGCATCTTGGCCATCTCACTGCAAAACAGCTATTTGA